CTTTTTCGCCCTTATTTTGGTGGCTTTTTGTTGTCATGGAGCTCAATGGTAATTGGCTCGCCATCAGCCTGTCAAAGCTCAGCCGGGGCCTTGTGGGTAAATgaatgtcagtgtcagtgtccAGTGCTGAAAACGAACAATCTCATCCCTCCTCGAGCCCAGGGCGCAAGACCGCCTGTCGGAACTCATCTGTCCTCAGCTTAATCCCCCTCCCGTACCCGCCTGTTCCGTGCAGGACCGGGACGAGGaggagagatagatagagaggaAAAATGAGGAGCATTTGCATCTAAATGGAAtgtttttcttcccttcattccttcctctctatttgCTTGGTAATGACTTGGTTATGTGCAGATGGAGGCATGAGAGGAAATCCCTCTAGCTTCTAGTGGCTTCAGCTTTGAATAGTGCTAAGAGAGCTAGACACTGATACATTGTACTCTCGTCTTTTCTTTGTCCTTCTGCTGTTTTATATTGAACCTCACACCTACTATGTGTTACTGTCACCCTTGGTACAGCAACACCACTTGGGAGtcaggaggtgtgtgtgtgtgagagagagaaatgagtcCTTGTACCCTCCTTTTTGTCAGCCATCATGTAAAACACCATCACACTTGACATTCACAGGATTATGTAACCTAGGGGCATTGCAGAACATCACAACACTTCCACCACGACACTGTCTGCTTCTCTTTCCTCAGGGTAAAGTCTGACATGTCATATTGCCTCAGgtcacatttaaacacacaaacacacacacacacacagtttagcATCTTCTCAACATATGGCAAGGAATATGTGTAAGTCTCAATGATACAAACATCCTCTTTACATACTGCAACACATCCACCTCCAGGGGAACTATGATTCTTGCATGGCCCTGTATTATTAATTCATGGCCAGTGTTACAGGTTCAGCAGGAGCATGCCTCCTGCTCCTTATGCAGTTTGTTGGACCCTGGTGGGCATTCTTTAAGCCTCTCAACCCTGACTCCCTAAACCCTGACCTCCCCCGGCCTCCCTGTCCAGGTTCCTGCTCCCGTTAGGAGGcataatgatgatgaattatTCACCGGTGTTTGAATAATTCAAGGCAAAAACGCTCATTGACTGAAGGAGAAAATGTGCCAATCTGCTGTCTTGAGCATCAGTCTGGACCTTCTTAATGAGGGAAACCTGAAGGGCGCATTCTCACATAAACACCTTAAAAAATAGCAGAGGTCATTCATATTATAAGACATGCAGGTAGTtggtatgtatttttattaactgttttaCAGCCATTTCCccagaaaaaaagtgcatttttaatacttttatgtTCTTTTGATGCAGGTTTTTAAGTGTTAGTctattaacatttaacatcttttttttgccCTGAAGCCAGCTCATGAAAACAATTCAAGCGCTATTCTATTAGAATACAAAacaatttgtcatttattttcacacacacaccaatagaACTCTActtaaatatcttaaatataTCAACCTTAAAGCTTCTATAATAAATATTTCCTATGTAACAAAGGGTCAACTTACTGTGTGTAATATGAAAGCTGTAACTTGTACTAACGAACCCACAAATAATTATCTAACCCAACTCTTAATATTCCCTCAACTTTCAGAGCATTTGAGTGTCTttctgctcattgttttggttttctggccCCCATCGGTGTTGTTTCCATTAGCAGTAGGGGGCTGTTCCCAACAAAAAGTACATCAATTTAATGCTGATGTTGCTTCATATCTGCTGTATGTACTTTATAAATAGGCCAAGAAGCTAACACATTAGCCATATCCACTTTTTTAAGCTGGTAATATGTTAATGATGTTGGgtttacagcttgttgtgctgcccccaagtggccaaaaaatgtattaattccaatttaattaataatttatgtGATACAGAAATTTTAGTGTGCTTTACCCATGATAAACTGGGCCATAAATTTCCCCTAATGACCTTTAATCAGTTCttttgtgtaattatttaaaCTACACAGTCCAAAAATTTGGTAAAATCCAAcactattttaaatgtaacttctttgattttttttcttatgttcaAATTTGTCAGTAATCTGGTTCTAAAATGGCACAcatgtttagttcagttttgtGACCCATATCTGAAATTCCACCAGCCCTCAACATTCAAGTTAGTCATCGCTGTCATCTTCCTCATCTGGGTCACGACTTTCCCCGCTGTCTTCTGTGATGTAGCTGTCAGGGCTTTCCTGGTCGTCGGCGGACTCGTCATCGTCCTCGGTGTTCACCCTCCCCGACAGGACATCCTCTATCCAGTCCTCCAGCTCTTCTGCTGTGGGTAGGTCCTCATCGTTGGACATGTCCAGCCATACACTGTCCGCCTGGAGCACAGAGAAATAAGGTCAAAGTCTGTGAAGTCTTCACTTTGATGTTGAGAATTTCACTGTTACTTACATCTGTGACGTTGACCACACCAATCTGAGGTCTAAATAGGTCCAACTTGAAGGTTTTTTCCCAGTAAGTTGTCAGCTGGAAATGTTAGAAATACAAatcttgttaaaataaaactgtatacAGATGTCAAACCACTTTTGAGAAAGATTTTTGGCACTGTTGTTATAAATGTTTATCTAATGTTGAAGCAGAACCAGAGGGAAGTCATCTGGGTCGATCCAAACAATGCTGAGCTCTGCGTTGTTGGTGTTGTCTCTGGCCACGTCCTTCAGGATCTCCAGGAACTCATAGCCATCTGGGAAGGAAAGCACAGAGGTACTTGAGCCCAAGTTCAGATGCTAAGTAAAATCAGAAGGGAAATACCTACTaaaccaaaaaaaggaaataataagAGGTGGCACAGACCTGGATCTTCCTCTTCAGCAAATGCAACAATATGTATTCCATCCATGTCGTCCTCCTAGAAAATGGAAATTTGCTTACAGTAGTAGACCTGATCTGATTCACCAAACGGACTGTTTAAAATCAGTTCTAATACATATCACGATCTGAATCATatgaaaaaataactttaaaaaaaaacccatttatgCAAAATAGTTCAGGGAGCTTTCTCCCTCTGATCTGGTAAGACAGAATAACCACTCACCCATGTCTCAAACATATTCTCGGCCCGGAGCTTCCTCAAAGTAGCTCTGTAAAgattacattttgttaaaaatcaaaaatgctTCAGTAAGTAAGTAACCTTTTTTTAGGTAGCAACTTTAAAAAGCAGGGACATTgcattaaacacaattaaaaacagaataaatagataaattaCACAAAGGCAAATCTGAACAAATGGGTCTTGAGCTTTTAAAGGAGTCCACAGTGTCCACAGATTGTAAATCCAATGGGAGCTTCAGAACCACAATCTAAAAAGTATAGTGTCCTTTAGTTTTAAGCTTAGTTCTAGGAACAATCAGCAAACCCTGATCAGAAGACCTTTGAGACCTGCTGGTGACATAAAGTAGGCAGGTGTCTGTTCATGCAGAGCTCTACAGGTCATCACAAGAATCTGAATTTGATGGGGAGCTAGTGAAGAGCAATCAGAATGGGTGTCACATGAGACCTTTTGGGGTACCCGGTCAAAAGTTTTGGTCCACTTGTACATGATAGAGATTTTGGCTAAAGCCGGCGAAAAgggagttacagtagtccagatgTGATGATATAAATGCATGAATTGACATTTCCATCTCTTCTTGagatacaaacacattaaatcatgtttaaacAGTTTTGAAATTACTCCTGAAAGACAGAAATCAAATCAACCTCCTGTGTTGGTTGACAAAGTCAACAATGTCCATCTCAGACAGAGGTCTGCCAGGCAGGATGGCGGGCTCCTCCATGAATGGCTCATAGAAATTCACTTCATTCATCTTGAGGGAGAGATGTTTGGCTacctaaaacacacaaagcaccAGGATTTCATTATGTGTGAataattaaagagaaaataataatcacGGTCTTGTGTTTAATGAGTGGATGGAGCtgattaaacaaacagaaaatctgAAGGATTTCATTCAGTAAttaatttttctatttatacacttcataataaaaagttaaattctTATTATAATGCTTCGCTCTTCTGTTCCATGTGTGTTCAAAcaacattttggggaaattagctggatagttagagatgtgtttctatgtgatgttatctatctatctatctatctatctatctatctatctatctatctatctatctatctatctatctatctatctatctatctatctatctatctatcggtctgtctgtctatctatctatatctatatctatgtctgtctgtctgtctgtaaaatataatgctacagccagcagacagttagcttagctaaAACTGGGAACggagaaacagctagcctgcATCCAAAGATAACAAAGTCTGCCAATTACGTTAGCACCTCCAAATGCTTGCTTATTAACATGCTACAGTGACATTAAGATGGAGCAGGAAGTCAATAGCCCCTGGCTTAGCAATAGTCCAACACATAACCCCCCATAAAActccaaatatattttttacactgGTTTTGTTGGCGTTAAAGAAACAGGATGTAACATGTTTATTAGTTAGCTTTATAAAAGCTAGTTACCAGATTTAAAGCTAGGCTATCTATTTCCCCTGTTtacagtctttgtgctaagctaagctaaccagctgctggctgtagctttatatttagcATACAGATATGACAGTGATATTAATTTTCTCATTCATATCACAGCAAGAAATCAAAAAAGCTTATTTCccaaaaaatatcaaactattcctttgaaGAGTGTATTAACGAGCATGGTGTATGTGAGAGGAATCTagcgggggggaggggggggggggggtttcagtTATATATGCATGACGATTCTTAGATGTCGATTCTGTTTTGTACATCAACACTTACAGATTTATCAAATGTAGCAAAGAACTTGATGTAAGGTTGAAAACGCTCCGAGGCCTCCTGAAAAGCTTTGAAATctgagagggaaaaagagacagagagagagagagaaacagagattGGTGGGGAGCTGAAGAGAGAATGACACAAACCAAAGTTTAGAAAGTTAAGAGCCAGTGATTCAGATTTATATTTTAGTCACGTCCCTAGCCAAATCTGCAGTATGTGATCAGGAAGGCAAGAAGAGACACCCACTCACTTCATTCAATTTCCTATCATGATTCTACTGTCTTTCCCCTTCTACCAAACTCTCCCTTAATACAGTTTTATATGCTTGTAACACGCTCCTCGCTCCCATCCCAACAAGGTCACAACCAAGGACCAACCTATCTCTGGACAGAAATAGGCCCCGTAATGAAACTTCATGCCACTGTCATATTGGACAAGATAGCATCTTCCCTGTCTcactttttctccctttttaaaaagaatctATAATTGCAGTTTGACCTATTAGACAGAGAACTAGAAGCTATTTAAAGGCTCCTGTGAGACTGAGCGATAGTGCCACAGTCTGGAATCAGGTTTCCCTTTAGCAGCCAGTTAAGCTACATGATAATGTGTCTCCATTAGCCTCTAGATCCCATTAGTGTCTATGGGGACACAGTGATGGGACTTTAGGGGCCAGAGGAACAGTGTAGATGTATTTTCAACCCATCACACACTTCCCGTCtttcataatgtaaaaaaataatgaacacacACGTCATGCTCACATAACACACTGGCACACGAAAGGTGGTGAACTAACATGAATCTTCTCCCTTGAAGTAGCCAATGAGGCGGAtgtcctcctccatcctctcgAAGGCTCGCAGCTCCATTGCATTATTGATCATTTCTACTGGGTCCTCCAGCACCTACAGGGGGCGGTATAACACAGGTAAGTGATTTTCACTgccaaaaaaacactgaaaagcagcaaatctcaAAGCAATAGATGTGGGTTAGGGtgtgtctgttaaatatgaaggtACAGTAACACAAAGACATGGAGAAACAGCTAGGTCGGCCTTGTCCAATGTTAACAAAATCTCCCTACCAGCACCTCCAAAGTTCACTTATTACCATGTTATAACTTACTTGTTTAATTCGGACTAAAAGTTAAGTATAAAAACATCTTGTGGTGTTATGGGGAGTTATGGgccagactatttcttggctgggaGCAGTGACTTTACTAGTAGGAACATCAAGAAGTCACTACATAGTCTAGTATCTCCTGGTTGTAGCTTTATAGTTACCGTACAGGCATGAGACAAGAAAGTAAACAAGcgtatttcccaaaacgccaaactattattaacatttagttaTCTTAAAAGgtcagcaacacatttttccaCTTACATCTAGCAAGAACTCCACCAGTGTGTCTGATGAGAGCTCTCCATCAAACTCAATGACTCGGTCGTCCTTGAAGACGTACAAGCTGCCCACCTCCTGTAGACCTAATTAGATAACAGGGATTGTCTATGACTTTAAGAAAGCAGCAAAGATTACGAGCTTACGAGATCTTAAGAGCGGGTTAGTTACATAGAGCATTCATAGCGATAAGGTGGTAGGCTATTGTGAAATGATGTTAACATATTGGTCATACCCAGCTTTTTGGCTACTTTGGAATCCTTCTGGGAGTCCACCATCCCAAAACCAATGTCTTTGTTCTCCAGGACTTGGGCTGTGAGCTGAGTGttcacacagagaaatatcAGTCAACATCAGGCACATCAGACAAATTAATGACTGGATTTGGGAGTTGTCTTGACCAACATTCTTTTATCTTCTGAAGAATAATGCCATTATCACCCATTTTCGAATATCTGCATTGGTTACCAGTAAGTCAGAGAatttattttagaaatactTCTATAGGTCTGTCCATTACTTACTAGGCTAGGACCAACAACACCAATGACCTTAGGTGCTTTAGAAATCATACCATGTTTAAACCTGATCTTAAATCTGAGCATCCTACCTACCAGTTCACTATCTGTCCTTACACTTTTTGTTGTCACtgcaccactttggtccagtcAGAAAATATTTCATTGGATTGCCATCAAATTATGTACAGACATTGACTTTGATGATCTTATGATTCTAACTCTAACACCACCAGTAGGTTGACAATTGGATTGATTACCAAGAAATTGGGACCCCACATTCATaccccctcaggatgaattgttgTAATGTTggtagttttctttttcatctagCATCATTATCAGGCCACAATTTCAGTTTGTCCAATGCTTTGACAATCAAACCCAACAACATCCCCCACTGGCTTGTaagaattatttaaatataacattgaGAATAATCAACATATCATTGACAAATGCAACAAGTGAGTTGATCTTGGCTAAAGCCCTGATACTGAGCAGCTAATCCTTGAATAAGAGTAACTGGAATCACCTTAACAGCTACATATATTGAGACTCCATGGATCAGTCTGAGATCCATGGAGCCTGAGATCTTTGCATTTAGCTCAGGACTCAAATGCTGTGTATTTGAGCTGGCATCcacagctgctgctgtctttgataatacatattttcactaccaagatgtgtgtgtgtgtgtgtgtgtgtgtgtgtgtgtgtgtgtgtgtgtgtgtgtgtgtgtgtgtgcgtgcgtgcgtgcgtgcgtgcgtgcgtgcgtgcgtgcgtgcgtgcgtgcgcatGTGCTCAGAGGTCCCCTGTGGTGTTAAAGTGAAGTTGTGAGTCAGGACTACTTGCCTTTCAGCTCGCTATTCTTGAGGAAGGAAAACAGATTAAAAGCTCCCGCAGAATAAAAGAGACTCTGGTTCTGTTTGATTCTCTATTTCTGCTTCCAAACATGACAGTAATGCACAACTAAGGTGTATAAGAGGAGGTAAAACTGGGGAACActcaatttcacattttttttatgaagacaAATCCCTTGTTCATATACTTCTGGCTCATTATTAAGAAGGCAAGAGATACAAGACAAGACTTATTTCTAGTTCACAGCCAGATTGTGTTAGAGAAAGAGTTTTGGGAACATGGTCTAATTAACACAATGACCTAGAAACAGTCCCTGGGTACATGTGAACCACAAAGGAGTGATGGGATTGAAATCACTGCTTTGCCAGTAAAGAGATCGTACAGGTAAAACACTGACTCTGTCTGTCAAACTGTGACAGTATGACAGCTGTGATGCCTTCTTCTCTTCACCTTATGATAAAA
The Scomber scombrus chromosome 24, fScoSco1.1, whole genome shotgun sequence genome window above contains:
- the LOC134006647 gene encoding calsequestrin-2-like, coding for MKQIWLSLLFGLSLCLVFFCAAEEGLEFPNFDGKDRVLDINERNFKKALKRYDLLCLFYHEPMPANKGLQKRFQMTELVLELTAQVLENKDIGFGMVDSQKDSKVAKKLGLQEVGSLYVFKDDRVIEFDGELSSDTLVEFLLDVLEDPVEMINNAMELRAFERMEEDIRLIGYFKGEDSYFKAFQEASERFQPYIKFFATFDKSVAKHLSLKMNEVNFYEPFMEEPAILPGRPLSEMDIVDFVNQHRRATLRKLRAENMFETWEDDMDGIHIVAFAEEEDPDGYEFLEILKDVARDNTNNAELSIVWIDPDDFPLLTTYWEKTFKLDLFRPQIGVVNVTDADSVWLDMSNDEDLPTAEELEDWIEDVLSGRVNTEDDDESADDQESPDSYITEDSGESRDPDEEDDSDD